One Brachybacterium kimchii genomic window carries:
- the nrdF gene encoding class 1b ribonucleoside-diphosphate reductase subunit beta yields MNSDHLKTSVQAINWNRIPDPKDSEVWDRLTGNFWLPEKVPISNDIQSWGRLTEGEQTLTMRVFTGLTLLDTVQGTVGAVSLIPDAVTPHEEAVYTNIAFMESVHAKSYSQIFSTLSHTKQIDEAFRWSEHNEALQKKARIVMGYYQGDDAEKRKVASTLLESFLFYSGFYLPMYWSSHGELTNTADVIRLIIRDEAVHGYYIGYKFQKAMEKASSQRQEELKDYTFSLLMDLYDNEEEYTEDLYDPVGWTEDVKMFLRYNANKALMNLGYDPLFPQDQTEVNPAILASLSPNADENHDFFSGSGSSYVMGKAVDTEDDDWDF; encoded by the coding sequence GTGAACTCCGATCACCTGAAGACGTCGGTCCAGGCCATCAACTGGAACCGCATCCCCGACCCGAAGGACAGCGAGGTCTGGGACCGTCTGACCGGGAACTTCTGGCTCCCCGAGAAGGTCCCGATCAGCAACGACATCCAGTCCTGGGGCCGCCTCACCGAGGGCGAGCAGACCCTCACCATGCGCGTCTTCACCGGCCTGACGCTGCTGGACACGGTGCAGGGCACCGTCGGCGCGGTCTCGCTCATCCCCGACGCGGTGACGCCGCACGAGGAGGCGGTGTACACGAACATCGCGTTCATGGAGTCCGTGCACGCGAAGTCGTACTCGCAGATCTTCTCGACCCTCTCGCACACCAAGCAGATCGACGAGGCCTTCCGCTGGAGCGAGCACAACGAGGCGCTGCAGAAGAAGGCCCGGATCGTCATGGGCTACTACCAGGGCGACGACGCGGAGAAGCGGAAGGTCGCCTCGACGCTGCTCGAGTCCTTCCTCTTCTACTCCGGCTTCTACCTGCCCATGTACTGGTCCAGCCACGGCGAGCTGACCAACACGGCCGACGTGATCCGCCTGATCATCCGCGACGAGGCCGTGCACGGCTACTACATCGGCTACAAGTTCCAGAAGGCGATGGAGAAGGCCTCCTCCCAGCGCCAGGAGGAGCTCAAGGACTACACGTTCTCCCTCCTCATGGACCTCTACGACAACGAGGAGGAGTACACCGAGGATCTGTACGACCCGGTCGGCTGGACCGAGGACGTCAAGATGTTCCTGCGCTACAACGCGAACAAGGCGCTCATGAACCTCGGCTACGACCCGCTGTTCCCCCAGGACCAGACCGAGGTCAACCCCGCGATCCTCGCGTCCCTCTCCCCGAACGCCGACGAGAACCACGACTTCTTCTCGGGCTCCGGCTCGAGCTACGTCATGGGCAAGGCCGTCGACACCGAGGACGACGACTGGGACTTCTGA
- a CDS encoding sensor histidine kinase: protein MTSSSTHAPASTTGSTMPADGAPEADRRRGFLAHWAGTIVRAFLYAVPAFVLGIVGFVLTITLLAVGVGTVVVWVGLPILIAALMVARGFAGAERGMQRILLQRPLPRPMRRRAAPDAGWVRRMLTPLADPQSWLDCLWTLVHLLLSAVTFPVMVAWFAGALGTVLAPLASIILRLVLPAGEMNGLGELLGFDGALATGIDLGLQFAGGLFFLLTAYPVARGVTSVHHAVGYGLLSSRFEEQQRLARTEESRDAGRAAESESLRRLERDLHDGPQQGIVRATMDLARAERLAPSDPERARRILAETREMLGTTLEDLRRLSRGIAPPILVDRGLAAALAERAALCPVPATVDCPQIDLPEHVEIGIYYVVSEALANAAKHSGASAVQVRVSREAGSARTVIVDDGRGGASISAGHGLAGLAGRVASLEGTLQVDSPAGQGTRIEAVIPCAS from the coding sequence ATGACCTCCTCCTCGACGCATGCTCCCGCCTCGACCACAGGATCGACGATGCCCGCCGACGGCGCACCCGAGGCCGACCGGCGCCGCGGCTTCCTCGCCCACTGGGCGGGGACGATCGTGCGCGCCTTCCTCTACGCGGTCCCCGCCTTCGTGCTCGGCATCGTCGGGTTCGTCCTGACCATCACCCTGCTGGCGGTGGGTGTGGGCACGGTCGTGGTCTGGGTGGGACTGCCGATCCTCATCGCCGCCCTGATGGTCGCCCGGGGCTTCGCGGGCGCCGAGCGGGGCATGCAGCGAATCCTGCTGCAGCGCCCCCTGCCGCGGCCCATGCGCCGACGCGCGGCGCCCGACGCCGGCTGGGTGCGCCGCATGCTCACCCCGCTCGCGGATCCTCAGTCGTGGCTGGACTGCCTGTGGACCCTCGTGCACCTGCTGCTGAGCGCCGTCACGTTCCCCGTCATGGTCGCGTGGTTCGCAGGAGCCCTGGGGACGGTGCTGGCGCCGCTCGCCTCGATCATCCTGCGCCTCGTCCTGCCCGCGGGCGAGATGAACGGGCTCGGCGAGCTGCTCGGCTTCGACGGAGCCCTGGCCACCGGGATCGACCTGGGACTGCAGTTCGCGGGCGGCCTGTTCTTCCTGCTCACCGCCTACCCCGTCGCCCGGGGCGTGACCTCGGTCCATCATGCGGTGGGCTACGGCCTGCTGAGCTCCCGCTTCGAGGAGCAGCAGCGCCTGGCCCGCACCGAGGAGTCCCGCGACGCCGGCCGCGCCGCGGAGTCCGAGTCCCTACGGCGGCTCGAGCGGGACCTGCACGACGGGCCCCAGCAGGGGATCGTGCGGGCGACGATGGACCTGGCCCGAGCCGAGCGCCTCGCCCCGTCGGACCCCGAGCGCGCCCGGCGGATCCTCGCGGAGACCCGCGAGATGCTGGGCACGACCCTCGAGGACCTGCGTCGGCTCTCCCGCGGGATCGCACCGCCGATCCTCGTGGACCGGGGCCTCGCGGCAGCCCTCGCCGAGCGCGCCGCCCTGTGCCCCGTGCCCGCCACGGTCGACTGCCCGCAGATCGACCTCCCCGAGCACGTGGAGATCGGCATCTACTACGTGGTGTCCGAGGCCCTCGCGAACGCCGCCAAGCACTCCGGGGCGAGCGCCGTGCAGGTGCGCGTGAGCCGTGAGGCGGGCAGCGCCCGCACCGTGATCGTCGACGACGGCCGCGGCGGCGCGAGCATCTCCGCCGGCCATGGCCTCGCCGGGCTCGCGGGCCGCGTCGCCTCGCTCGAGGGGACGCTGCAGGTCGACTCCCCCGCCGGACAGGGCACCCGGATCGAGGCGGTGATCCCGTGCGCCTCGTGA
- a CDS encoding response regulator, whose protein sequence is MRLVIADDSALLREGLRLLLEDAGHDVVDSAADGTELVARALEHRPDLVIADIRMPPSHSDEGLRAAHEIRRSWPEAPIMLLSQYVVVAYAAELIGAGTPATGYLLKDRVSDIGRFLESVERVAGGGVVMDPDVIAQVLASQRRSPLDELTPREREVLELMGEGLTNAGIAERLVVTEGAVEKHTQRLFAKLGLSPDASVHRRVMAVLTLLGG, encoded by the coding sequence GTGCGCCTCGTGATCGCCGACGACTCCGCCCTGCTGCGCGAGGGACTGCGCCTGCTGCTCGAGGACGCGGGGCACGACGTCGTGGACTCCGCGGCCGACGGCACGGAGCTCGTGGCCCGCGCGCTCGAGCACCGGCCCGACCTCGTGATCGCGGACATCCGCATGCCCCCGAGCCACAGCGACGAGGGCCTGCGCGCCGCCCACGAGATCCGCCGCAGCTGGCCCGAGGCCCCGATCATGCTGCTCAGCCAGTACGTCGTCGTCGCCTACGCGGCCGAGCTGATCGGCGCCGGCACCCCCGCGACCGGCTACCTGCTCAAGGACCGGGTGAGCGACATCGGCCGCTTCCTCGAGTCCGTCGAGCGCGTGGCGGGCGGCGGCGTGGTCATGGACCCCGACGTCATCGCGCAGGTCCTCGCCTCCCAGCGCCGCTCCCCTCTCGACGAGCTCACCCCGCGCGAGCGCGAGGTCCTCGAGCTCATGGGCGAGGGCCTCACCAACGCCGGGATCGCGGAGCGCCTCGTGGTCACCGAGGGCGCCGTCGAGAAGCACACCCAGCGCCTGTTCGCGAAGCTCGGGCTGAGCCCCGACGCGAGCGTCCACCGGCGCGTGATGGCCGTGCTCACCCTGCTGGGCGGGTGA
- a CDS encoding VOC family protein translates to MAPTLSGIHHLKLPVRDLDEGIAWFADSLGARHVERFDHHDETGTRYAVIVQLPGLDVPVELREAPAAAAALDGYDPVTFGVADRAALDLWVEHLDARGVAHSPVISGFIGDLIELRTPDGLALRLYTDPAGGFDTVDLDPERAEISSPHVAHGTTDR, encoded by the coding sequence ATGGCGCCCACCCTGTCCGGTATCCACCACCTGAAGCTGCCCGTGCGCGACCTCGACGAGGGCATCGCCTGGTTCGCCGATTCCCTCGGTGCCCGGCACGTCGAACGGTTCGACCACCACGACGAGACGGGCACCCGGTACGCGGTGATCGTGCAGCTGCCGGGCCTCGACGTGCCCGTGGAGCTGCGCGAGGCGCCTGCGGCAGCAGCAGCGCTCGACGGATACGACCCCGTGACATTCGGCGTCGCGGACCGGGCGGCACTCGATCTGTGGGTCGAGCACCTCGACGCGCGGGGCGTGGCCCACAGCCCGGTGATCTCCGGCTTCATCGGAGATCTCATCGAGCTGCGCACTCCCGACGGCCTCGCTCTTCGTCTCTACACGGACCCGGCCGGTGGCTTCGACACCGTGGACCTCGACCCCGAACGCGCGGAGATCTCCTCGCCGCATGTCGCGCACGGGACCACGGATCGCTGA
- a CDS encoding solute symporter family protein — translation MSHEINPVINMIVFALFVAFTLFIVFRVSRQKASAAEFYAGNRSFSGPQNGIAISGDYLSAASFLGICGAIAMAGYDGFLYSIGFLVAWLVALLLVAELLRNTGKFTMADVLSFRLNQRPVRLAASLTTLAVCFFYLIAQMAGAGGLVALLLGLEGKLPTALTVVVVGVLMIVYVIVGGMKGTTWVQIIKAVLLVVGVAILAIMVMGRYGFNFSAVLDQAIAMSPDGEAILTPGLKYPNPVDFLSLGLALVLGTAGLPHVLMRFYTVPSGKEARRSVVWAIWIIGIFYVLTLILGYGAAALVGPEVLGDPATPGGENAAAPLLALALGGPVLMAVVSAIAFATILAVVAGLAITAATSFAHDIYASVIRGGEVPADDEVKIARWTVVAIGILAIVGGVVALGQNVAFLVALAFAVAASANLPTILFSLFWRRFNTGGALFSMIGGLAACLILIVLSPAVSGNEKAMFPGADFDLFPLSNPGIVSIPLGFLLGIVGTLVTKPAAEHDVKAAEMEVRAFTGAGAEGASEH, via the coding sequence ATGAGCCACGAGATCAACCCCGTCATCAACATGATCGTGTTCGCGCTGTTCGTCGCGTTCACGCTGTTCATCGTCTTCCGCGTCTCCCGCCAGAAGGCGAGCGCCGCCGAGTTCTACGCCGGCAACCGCTCGTTCTCCGGACCGCAGAACGGCATCGCGATCTCCGGCGACTACCTCAGCGCCGCGAGCTTCCTGGGCATCTGCGGGGCGATCGCCATGGCCGGCTACGACGGCTTCCTCTACTCGATCGGCTTCCTCGTCGCCTGGCTCGTCGCGCTCCTGCTGGTCGCCGAGCTGCTGCGCAACACCGGCAAGTTCACGATGGCCGACGTCCTCTCCTTCCGCCTGAACCAGCGCCCCGTGCGCCTGGCGGCGTCGCTGACCACCCTCGCGGTCTGCTTCTTCTACCTCATCGCCCAGATGGCGGGCGCGGGCGGGCTCGTCGCCCTGCTGCTGGGGCTCGAGGGCAAGCTGCCGACGGCCCTGACCGTGGTGGTCGTGGGCGTCCTGATGATCGTCTACGTGATCGTGGGCGGCATGAAGGGCACCACCTGGGTGCAGATCATCAAGGCGGTGCTGCTCGTCGTCGGCGTCGCGATCCTCGCGATCATGGTCATGGGCCGCTATGGCTTCAACTTCTCCGCCGTGCTGGATCAAGCGATCGCGATGTCGCCCGACGGCGAGGCGATCCTCACGCCGGGCCTGAAGTACCCCAATCCCGTGGACTTCCTGTCGCTCGGGCTCGCGCTGGTCCTGGGCACCGCGGGCCTCCCGCACGTGCTCATGCGCTTCTACACCGTGCCCAGCGGCAAGGAGGCGCGGCGCTCGGTGGTCTGGGCGATCTGGATCATCGGCATCTTCTACGTGCTCACCCTGATCCTCGGCTACGGCGCCGCGGCCCTCGTCGGCCCCGAGGTGCTCGGGGATCCCGCGACGCCCGGCGGGGAGAACGCGGCGGCCCCGCTGCTCGCGCTCGCCCTCGGCGGACCGGTGCTGATGGCCGTGGTCTCCGCGATCGCCTTCGCGACGATCCTCGCGGTGGTCGCGGGCCTCGCGATCACGGCGGCCACGAGCTTCGCGCACGACATCTACGCCTCCGTGATCCGCGGCGGCGAGGTCCCCGCGGACGACGAGGTGAAGATCGCCCGCTGGACCGTCGTCGCGATCGGGATCCTCGCGATCGTGGGCGGCGTGGTGGCCCTCGGGCAGAACGTCGCCTTCCTGGTGGCGCTCGCCTTCGCGGTCGCCGCGAGCGCCAACCTGCCCACCATCCTCTTCTCCCTGTTCTGGCGACGATTCAACACCGGCGGCGCACTGTTCTCGATGATCGGCGGGCTCGCGGCCTGTCTCATCCTGATCGTGCTCTCCCCGGCCGTCTCCGGCAACGAGAAGGCGATGTTCCCGGGCGCCGACTTCGACCTGTTCCCGCTCTCGAACCCCGGCATCGTCTCGATCCCGCTGGGCTTCCTGCTCGGGATCGTCGGCACCCTCGTCACCAAGCCCGCGGCCGAGCACGACGTGAAGGCCGCCGAGATGGAGGTCCGCGCGTTCACCGGCGCCGGGGCGGAGGGCGCGTCGGAGCACTGA
- a CDS encoding DUF485 domain-containing protein: protein MSESASLPDPRSSGRDPLGDPSSVGARSLAVQQSEDFQRLRRSFLTFIVPITVLFLVWYLLYVILAGWTHEFFAIKVAGNITVGLLFGFGQVITTFVITMLYRWWADKRYDPHAEAIRAEMESGEILEDSARPADGQEGELR from the coding sequence ATGTCAGAGTCCGCATCCCTGCCCGATCCCAGATCCTCGGGCCGCGACCCTCTCGGAGATCCCTCCTCCGTCGGCGCCCGCAGCCTCGCCGTCCAGCAGTCCGAGGACTTCCAGCGGCTGCGCCGCTCGTTCCTCACCTTCATCGTGCCGATCACGGTGCTGTTCCTGGTCTGGTACCTGCTGTACGTGATCCTCGCGGGCTGGACCCACGAGTTCTTCGCGATCAAGGTCGCCGGCAACATCACCGTGGGCCTGCTCTTCGGCTTCGGCCAGGTCATCACCACCTTCGTGATCACCATGCTCTACCGCTGGTGGGCCGACAAGCGCTACGACCCCCATGCCGAGGCGATCCGCGCCGAGATGGAGAGCGGGGAGATCCTCGAGGACTCCGCCCGCCCGGCCGACGGGCAGGAGGGCGAGCTGCGATGA
- a CDS encoding MFS transporter translates to MSSTPRSARPEGAQDMPEAEYAANLRRATLSSSIGSAMEYFDFAMYGLMTALVFNTLFFPEGNAAMNTVAAFGIYGVGFVARPFGGLFFGALGDKMGRKTILVITVLLMGGASTLIGVLPTFHSAGYVAPILLVILRLLQGFGAGAEQAGATVLMAEYAPVRRRGFFSALPFIGIQAGTLLAGLVFSLLTLLMPEDAFLSYGWRLPFLASFVLILIALFIRARLRETPTFVQLEKHEQIADHPIREIFTTGRPGVVVGIGLRMAENGGSYMFQSLALAFVTSAAIGLDKGAVAWGVTLGSLIGIFSVPLTGHLSDRFGRVPVYRFGAVFMLLYTFPAWYLLSVGTEAVAIAVIAIGIGVAVNSMLGPQCSLLPEMFGARHRYLGVAMAREISAVLAGGLAGVLGAALLAWTDSNWIVLAVYMATLAAITTGATFLVPETRGRDLLKETDALRLSEEEHDHRMAAAAR, encoded by the coding sequence ATGAGCTCGACGCCACGCTCCGCCCGCCCCGAGGGCGCCCAGGACATGCCCGAGGCCGAATACGCCGCGAACCTGCGCCGCGCGACGCTCTCCTCGTCCATCGGCAGCGCGATGGAGTACTTCGACTTCGCGATGTACGGGCTGATGACCGCCCTGGTGTTCAACACCCTCTTCTTCCCCGAGGGCAACGCCGCGATGAACACCGTCGCCGCCTTCGGGATCTACGGGGTCGGCTTCGTGGCCCGGCCCTTCGGCGGCCTCTTCTTCGGCGCCCTCGGCGACAAGATGGGCCGCAAGACCATCCTCGTGATCACGGTGCTGCTGATGGGCGGCGCCTCGACCCTGATCGGCGTGCTGCCCACCTTCCACTCCGCCGGATACGTCGCCCCGATCCTGCTGGTGATCCTCCGCCTGCTCCAGGGCTTCGGCGCCGGCGCCGAGCAGGCCGGCGCGACCGTGCTCATGGCCGAGTACGCCCCGGTGCGTCGGCGCGGCTTCTTCTCCGCCCTGCCGTTCATCGGCATCCAGGCGGGCACGCTGCTCGCCGGGCTCGTCTTCTCCCTGCTCACCCTGCTGATGCCCGAGGACGCCTTCCTCTCCTACGGCTGGCGGCTGCCGTTCCTGGCCTCCTTCGTGCTGATCCTCATCGCCCTGTTCATCCGGGCGCGGCTGCGCGAGACCCCCACCTTCGTCCAGCTCGAGAAGCACGAGCAGATCGCCGACCACCCGATCCGCGAGATCTTCACGACCGGCCGCCCGGGCGTGGTCGTCGGCATCGGCCTGCGCATGGCCGAGAACGGCGGCAGCTACATGTTCCAGTCGCTCGCCCTGGCCTTCGTGACCTCCGCGGCGATCGGGCTGGACAAGGGCGCCGTCGCCTGGGGCGTGACCCTGGGCAGTCTCATCGGGATCTTCTCGGTGCCCCTCACCGGCCACCTCTCCGATCGCTTCGGGCGCGTGCCCGTCTACCGCTTCGGCGCCGTGTTCATGCTCCTGTACACGTTCCCCGCCTGGTACCTGCTGTCCGTGGGGACCGAGGCCGTGGCGATCGCCGTGATCGCCATCGGCATCGGCGTCGCCGTGAACTCGATGCTCGGCCCGCAGTGCTCCCTGCTCCCCGAGATGTTCGGCGCCCGGCACCGCTACCTGGGTGTGGCGATGGCCCGCGAGATCTCCGCCGTCCTCGCGGGCGGACTGGCCGGCGTCCTCGGCGCGGCGCTGCTCGCCTGGACCGACAGCAACTGGATCGTGCTCGCCGTCTACATGGCGACCCTCGCCGCGATCACCACCGGCGCGACCTTCCTGGTGCCCGAGACCCGCGGCCGGGATCTTCTGAAGGAGACCGACGCCCTGCGGCTCTCCGAGGAGGAGCACGACCATCGCATGGCCGCCGCGGCGCGCTGA
- a CDS encoding IclR family transcriptional regulator has product MAPQSTKTTRRESPSDEPAPERPSTEPRDPSPAVTRSLRILGALERARGPLTLSEISREVGMAKSSASNICQALENEGMIDRVESGYRLGIRTAELGGAFASQFNQVREFFAAVEGDPVLRGHVVQIAMLDAPDALYLARHEGRRQRLGTPLGSRLPLIHCAVGNAMLLAMDDAEVGAVLGAADFTPTTEESVTSPEAVREKIGAGRGRGYAIDRGESFPGIHGVAVPLEPWQPGDPRMAVGVALAASEAGDAVVDELGAALLTLADALTNPLSRRP; this is encoded by the coding sequence GTGGCGCCCCAGAGCACGAAGACCACCCGCCGCGAGAGCCCGTCGGACGAGCCTGCGCCCGAGCGCCCGTCGACCGAGCCCCGCGATCCCTCGCCCGCCGTGACCCGCTCCCTGCGGATCCTCGGGGCGCTGGAGCGGGCGCGGGGACCGCTCACCCTCTCCGAGATCTCGCGCGAGGTGGGCATGGCGAAGTCCTCGGCGTCCAACATCTGCCAGGCGCTCGAGAACGAGGGCATGATCGATCGCGTCGAGAGCGGATACCGGCTCGGGATCCGCACCGCCGAGCTGGGCGGCGCCTTCGCCTCCCAGTTCAACCAGGTCCGCGAGTTCTTCGCCGCCGTGGAGGGTGATCCCGTGCTGCGCGGGCACGTCGTCCAGATCGCGATGCTGGACGCCCCCGACGCCCTCTACCTCGCCCGCCACGAGGGGCGCCGCCAGCGCCTGGGCACCCCGCTCGGCTCCCGCCTGCCTCTCATCCACTGCGCGGTCGGCAACGCCATGCTGCTCGCCATGGACGACGCCGAGGTGGGCGCGGTGCTCGGTGCCGCCGATTTCACGCCCACCACCGAGGAGTCGGTGACCAGCCCCGAGGCGGTGCGCGAGAAGATCGGCGCCGGTCGCGGGCGCGGATACGCGATCGACCGCGGCGAGTCCTTCCCCGGTATCCACGGCGTCGCCGTCCCGCTCGAGCCCTGGCAGCCCGGTGATCCGCGCATGGCCGTGGGCGTCGCGCTCGCCGCCTCCGAGGCCGGCGACGCCGTGGTCGACGAGCTCGGCGCCGCGCTGCTGACGCTCGCCGACGCGCTCACCAACCCCCTGTCGCGCCGCCCCTGA